In Gossypium arboreum isolate Shixiya-1 chromosome 5, ASM2569848v2, whole genome shotgun sequence, a single genomic region encodes these proteins:
- the LOC108481533 gene encoding ervatamin-B-like, translating to MSSIHAFLFLIFGTLASLAMSRTIYEASVFDKHEQWMADYSRKYESKLEKEKRLNIFKENLEYIESFNNGGNRSFKLSLNEFADMTQDEFIAAHTGYKMQDNPMMPDSTSFMYENLSDVPTNFDWRDQGAVTPIKNQGQCGCCWAFSAVAAVEGIIQIKTGKLISLSEQQLLDCSTNGGNQGCSGGWMMNAFEYISQNQGITTEESYPYQQMQETCATQINKVATINGYQMVPKNDEEALLKAVTNQPVSVALNGYGQSFQFYKGGVFTGDCGNDLTHAVTIVGYGTSEEGLNYWLIKNSWGETWGENGYMRIQRDVNTPGGLCGIAMKASYPIA from the exons ATGAGTTCAATCCATgcctttttgtttttaatttttgggacattggcatctcTTGCTATGTCCCGAACAATCTATGAAGCCTCTGTTTTTGATAAACATGAGCAATGGATGGCTGATTATAGTCGAAAATATGAGAGCAAACTAGAGAAGGAGAAGCGTCTTAATATATTCAAAGAGAATTTGGAATACATTGAGAGCTTCAACAATGGTGGAAATAGAAGTTTTAAGTTAAGCCTGAATGAATTTGCAGACATGACACAAGATGAATTCATTGCAGCTCACACTGGATACAAGATGCAAGACAACCCCATGATGCCTGACTCAACATCGTTCATGTATGAGAACTTATCAGATGTTCCGACAAACTTTGATTGGAGGGACCAAGGTGCAGTCACTCCTATTAAGAATCAAGGTCAATGTG GATGTTGTTGGGCATTTTCAGCAGTGGCAGCCGTTGAAGGGATAATCCAAATCAAAACTGGTAAATTAATCTCATTATCTGAGCAACAACTGTTGGATTGCAGCACAAATGGAGGAAACCAAGGTTGTAGTGGAGGATGGATGATGAATGCTTTTGAATACATCAGCCAAAACCAAGGAATAACCACCGAAGAAAGCTACCCATATCAACAAATGCAAGAAACTTGCGCCACACAGATAAACAAAGTTGCCACCATTAATGGCTATCAAATGGTGCCTAAAAACGACGAAGAAGCATTACTTAAGGCCGTCACAAATCAACCGGTCTCGGTGGCACTAAATGGATATGGACAATCCTTTCAGTTTTACAAAGGTGGAGTGTTTACAGGAGATTGTGGCAATGATCTCACCCATGCAGTAACCATTGTTGGATATGGGACAAGTGAAGAAGGTTTAAACTATTGGCTGATTAAGAATTCATGGGGAGAAACTTGGGGTGAAAATGGGTATATGAGGATTCAAAGGGATGTGAATACACCAGGTGGGTTATGTGGCATCGCCATGAAAGCTTCGTATCCAATTGCATAA